One Chloroflexota bacterium genomic region harbors:
- a CDS encoding NifB/NifX family molybdenum-iron cluster-binding protein, with protein MKIAVSATANDLDSAVSPVFGRCPFYLFVDTDTMEFSAVPNPAMDASGGAGIQAAQFIVEQGAQALLTGNVGPNAMEVLNAAGVAVYPVAQGTVREAVEAFRAGNLQNVGEATVPADAGKSAPRIIGTTVSGPAGQGTGLGAGRGAGQGAGRGMGQGMGRGGGRGMGRGGGRGRCGGGRRGG; from the coding sequence GTGAAGATTGCTGTCAGTGCTACAGCAAACGATCTAGATTCGGCGGTCAGCCCGGTCTTCGGGCGCTGCCCGTTCTACCTGTTCGTAGATACAGACACCATGGAATTCAGCGCCGTACCCAATCCCGCAATGGATGCATCGGGCGGCGCCGGAATCCAGGCCGCCCAGTTCATCGTAGAGCAGGGCGCACAGGCACTGTTGACCGGCAACGTCGGCCCGAATGCGATGGAAGTGCTGAACGCGGCAGGCGTGGCCGTCTATCCCGTGGCGCAGGGCACCGTGCGGGAAGCCGTGGAAGCGTTCCGCGCCGGGAACTTGCAGAACGTCGGAGAGGCGACCGTGCCCGCCGACGCCGGAAAGTCCGCGCCGCGCATCATCGGTACTACCGTGAGCGGGCCCGCAGGCCAGGGCACAGGTCTCGGCGCAGGCCGGGGCGCGGGACAAGGGGCCGGCAGAGGCATGGGACAAGGCATGGGCAGGGGCGGCGGCAGAGGTATGGGCCGCGGCGGCGGTCGCGGCAGATGCGGCGGAGGGAGACGCGGCGGCTGA